A single window of Cytobacillus dafuensis DNA harbors:
- a CDS encoding YkvA family protein — protein sequence MEEKNYGKSGYKIFKSAAKDYANHPEKTASLIKKTIRKANKNKTSLKNIWGNFHLLIDLIKAWSNGDYKNISKKSIVFIIASILYFVSPIDIVPDFIVGFGILDDAAVLSFAIKQLSSELEKFKEWKKSEPINLK from the coding sequence ATGGAGGAAAAAAATTATGGTAAATCAGGCTATAAGATTTTTAAATCAGCTGCAAAGGATTATGCTAATCATCCAGAAAAAACAGCGAGCCTTATAAAGAAAACAATCAGAAAAGCAAACAAAAATAAAACATCTCTAAAAAATATATGGGGAAATTTCCACCTTCTCATTGATTTAATAAAAGCATGGTCTAATGGTGATTATAAAAATATTTCTAAGAAGTCGATCGTTTTCATCATTGCTTCGATATTATATTTTGTTTCTCCAATAGATATTGTTCCTGACTTTATTGTTGGCTTTGGTATATTAGATGATGCTGCAGTCTTATCATTTGCGATAAAACAACTTTCGAGTGAATTGGAAAAATTTAAGGAATGGAAGAAAAGCGAACCAATAAATTTAAAATGA
- a CDS encoding cell wall hydrolase: protein MKMLAAFIAGIIMLSFQFGQSNNHRTYAETLDNVDIYTVKKDDSLLKIGMKYGVSELELKKINHKKTDKIYPGEKLILPKSITNEEKDLLARLVHAEAKGEPYEGKVAVALVVLNRVEDDRFPDTIKDVIYEERQFEPVDNGSINEPADQEAQKAVMEALALQGQGNDSVYFYNPDKVSNTWLSTRTATMVIGNHQFAK, encoded by the coding sequence ATGAAAATGCTTGCAGCTTTTATAGCAGGTATCATAATGCTCTCATTCCAATTTGGTCAATCAAATAATCATCGCACTTATGCGGAAACATTAGATAATGTTGATATATATACTGTAAAAAAAGATGATTCTCTTTTAAAAATTGGGATGAAGTATGGAGTTTCTGAGCTTGAACTAAAAAAGATTAACCATAAAAAAACGGATAAAATTTATCCAGGTGAAAAGCTCATACTACCAAAGTCTATTACAAACGAAGAAAAGGATCTTCTTGCAAGACTAGTTCATGCAGAAGCAAAGGGAGAACCATATGAGGGAAAGGTAGCTGTTGCATTAGTCGTATTAAACCGAGTAGAAGATGATCGTTTCCCGGATACGATCAAAGATGTAATTTATGAAGAAAGACAGTTTGAACCAGTAGATAATGGGTCGATCAACGAGCCAGCAGATCAGGAAGCACAAAAAGCAGTAATGGAGGCACTTGCCCTGCAAGGTCAGGGAAATGATTCAGTCTACTTTTATAATCCTGATAAAGTAAGCAATACTTGGCTTAGCACAAGAACAGCTACAATGGTCATTGGCAATCATCAATTCGCAAAGTAA
- a CDS encoding RNA polymerase sigma factor, translating into MKKVSSEAFEQLYNEYSDKIYGFIFLLVNDREVAEDLTQDTFIKAYKNINQFNGESQLFTWLFRISRNVTIDYLRKKRLLKFFSIEKYQFESDQQTPIEIVMKGEATTILYEAICKLKLSYQEVLILRKIKELSIKETAEILNWNENKVKITTTRAIAALKKELMKRRESNEEVI; encoded by the coding sequence ATGAAAAAAGTTTCTTCAGAGGCTTTTGAACAACTATACAATGAATATAGCGATAAAATTTACGGTTTTATCTTTCTCCTAGTTAATGACAGAGAGGTGGCTGAAGATTTAACTCAGGATACCTTTATTAAGGCTTATAAAAATATCAATCAATTTAATGGCGAATCTCAATTATTCACATGGCTCTTTCGTATTTCCAGAAATGTGACGATCGATTATTTACGGAAAAAACGTTTGTTAAAGTTTTTTTCGATAGAAAAGTACCAATTTGAGTCTGATCAACAGACGCCTATAGAGATTGTTATGAAAGGTGAAGCGACGACCATTTTATACGAGGCAATATGTAAATTAAAACTTAGCTATCAGGAAGTACTAATTCTAAGGAAAATCAAAGAGCTATCCATAAAAGAAACAGCTGAAATATTAAACTGGAATGAAAACAAAGTAAAAATTACTACGACAAGAGCCATAGCAGCATTAAAAAAAGAATTAATGAAAAGGCGGGAAAGCAATGAAGAGGTCATCTGA
- a CDS encoding peptide chain release factor 3 — MGTNFKDEVLSRRTFAIISHPDAGKTTLTEKLLLFGGAIRDAGTVKGKKTGKYATSDWMEIEKQRGISVTSSVMQFDYNGSRVNILDTPGHQDFSEDTYRTLTAVDSAVMIIDSAKGIEEQTLKLFKVCRMRGIPIFTFINKLDRQGRTPLELLAELEEVMEIESYPMNWPIGMGKEFLGIYDRFNKRIEQFRVDEESRFISLNEDGEIEGDHKLKDSGLYDQTLEEIMLLNEAGNEFSVDKVKNGELTPVFFGSALTNFGVQTFLESYLQFAPPPQSRNSTVGKIDPLSEAFSGFIFKIQANMNPAHRDRIAFLRICSGRFERGMSVNIPRIGKQIKLAQSTQFMADDRSTVDEAVSGDIIGIYDTGTYQIGDTLTSGKDNFQFDRLPQFTPELFVKVYAKNVMKQKHFHKGIQQLVQEGAIQLYKTVKTEDLLLGAVGQLQFEVFEHRMKNEYNTEVIMERIGSKIVRWVEGDEVNENLSSARSLLVHDRFDKKVFLFENDFALRWFQEKNPDVKLYNPMDSEY; from the coding sequence ATGGGAACGAATTTTAAAGATGAAGTATTATCACGTAGGACATTTGCAATCATATCCCACCCGGATGCAGGGAAAACAACCTTAACAGAGAAGCTGCTTTTATTCGGGGGAGCTATTCGAGATGCAGGTACTGTCAAAGGGAAGAAAACAGGGAAATATGCGACCAGTGACTGGATGGAAATTGAGAAGCAGCGTGGAATCTCAGTTACTTCCAGTGTCATGCAATTCGATTACAATGGTTCAAGAGTAAATATACTTGATACACCAGGTCACCAAGATTTTAGTGAGGATACTTATCGTACTTTAACAGCTGTTGATAGTGCTGTTATGATTATTGATTCAGCGAAGGGAATCGAGGAGCAAACATTAAAGCTCTTTAAAGTTTGCCGCATGAGGGGAATTCCGATTTTTACCTTTATTAACAAACTTGACAGGCAAGGAAGAACTCCTTTAGAACTGCTTGCTGAGCTTGAAGAAGTAATGGAAATTGAATCATATCCAATGAACTGGCCGATAGGGATGGGTAAGGAGTTTCTTGGAATATATGATCGTTTCAATAAGCGAATTGAACAATTTCGTGTTGATGAAGAAAGTCGCTTTATTTCCTTAAATGAAGATGGGGAAATTGAAGGTGACCATAAACTAAAGGATTCCGGACTTTATGATCAAACCTTAGAAGAGATTATGCTTTTAAATGAGGCGGGAAATGAGTTTTCAGTTGATAAGGTGAAAAATGGAGAGTTAACGCCTGTCTTCTTCGGAAGTGCCTTAACGAATTTTGGGGTTCAGACTTTTTTAGAATCGTATTTACAGTTTGCTCCGCCACCACAATCTCGAAATTCTACTGTAGGTAAAATTGATCCTCTATCTGAGGCATTTTCAGGATTTATTTTCAAAATTCAAGCAAATATGAATCCAGCTCATAGGGATAGAATCGCATTCTTAAGAATTTGTTCAGGTCGGTTTGAAAGAGGAATGTCTGTGAACATTCCGAGAATTGGCAAGCAAATCAAGCTTGCACAATCTACTCAGTTTATGGCTGATGATCGCAGTACTGTTGATGAAGCAGTTAGTGGAGATATTATAGGAATATACGATACAGGAACATATCAAATTGGGGATACTCTTACATCTGGAAAAGATAATTTCCAATTTGATCGTCTACCACAGTTTACCCCCGAGCTCTTTGTAAAAGTTTATGCGAAAAATGTTATGAAGCAAAAGCATTTTCATAAAGGAATTCAACAGCTTGTTCAAGAGGGGGCAATTCAGCTTTATAAGACTGTTAAAACAGAGGACTTGCTACTTGGAGCTGTTGGACAGCTGCAATTTGAGGTATTCGAGCATCGCATGAAAAATGAATACAATACGGAAGTAATAATGGAAAGAATCGGTTCCAAAATAGTCCGTTGGGTAGAAGGCGATGAAGTAAATGAAAACCTTTCAAGTGCAAGAAGTCTTCTTGTACATGATCGTTTTGATAAGAAAGTATTTTTATTTGAAAATGATTTCGCCCTGCGTTGGTTCCAAGAAAAAAATCCAGATGTAAAATTATATAATCCAATGGATTCAGAGTATTAA
- a CDS encoding S8 family peptidase, whose translation MKKKRKVSFRWQPIMLIAFLILPLMFPNMGHAQTNNSPHTSLKKSSTESTKNKISSRLQDEFDKQDQVTFLIKFKEQADPAAAAKNAEKNALNQNLTPAKTKYMKRSAVLSSLRSAAIETQGSVADFLQKQEKEGKAKEIQSFYIVNAIAVTATKDVMEQVAAFPEVEKVLPNEIRQLHIPEKVAEKPSMQLGKEPKANTNSIEWNIERVGAPAVWEMGIDGSGTVVASIDSGVQWDHPALKEKYRGYNPANPNSPSHEFNWLDATAGRSAPYDDHGHGTHTTGTMVGSEPNGANQIGVAPGAKWIAVKAFTANGGTDADLLEAGEWILAPKDAAGNPHPEKAPDVVNNSWGGGPGLDEWYRPMVQAWKAAEIFPEFSAGNTRAGNPGGPGSIANPANYPESFATGATDINNGLGSFSLQGPSPYGEIKPDIAAPGVNIRSSVPGSNYEGGWNGTSMAGPHVTAVAAMLRQVDSSLTVDEIEEILMNTATPLTNGTYPESPNNGFGSGLVNAFDAVSSVISGLGKIKGQVAKEGNDSEAPRVEHQAPQETYAGMDLPLELKATDNVSVLNVVLEYLKADGSWAAVQASRMSGDFRDGTYKAVIPGEDIVAPSLSYKWKVNDFGGNEVVTDTYRVSVKPGITIGYSQDFESNPIGWTSYGANNSWQWGVPTSGPGNAASGEKVYATNLSGNYDSRANMTLLMPPIDLPEGNAFLQFKQWHNLERNYDYGHVFVSTDMVNWTQKLRVNDITSGWINGQVDLSEYAGQRIYVGFNVTTDGSVVRPGWYIDDVRLANTPLQASNNAQLDITKPDTATNDSKDTLKDEKVDPNKIVPAKDAIAKNEGSQKQALPALLPLTAEVSILESGRSVFTKPQDGSYEFTHASGNFTVQAEAYGYRSQSQTVNIPQDGEVTANFVLEPIPQGTVTGTVTNKATGEPIANATLLLVEDAAVQPVETNANGQYSLTAYEGTYTLKVMAPSYYSQEIEITISEGSIEQNVQLKPFIGYPGEIGYDDGTAENARAFYDAGNGWAVKMSLAAGHKSAMVTGGLFRFWDTAWPVPGGTAFKVEVYDASGPDGAPGKKLAGPFDATALRNGEWTHVDLSEHGIMVNGDFYMVYIQSVPNPNAPGLGTDEDGTNAKRSWQLVGGAWSPSPVAEGNYMIRSTVNYEVTAPVITSPKDGSYTNEGKVTVEGTSTPKTTIKLFNKGEEIATTETTDAGTFSSEVTLTEGENVLTAKVTTDLGSTDASNPVKVIFDQTNPELEITSPEDKSKTNKETVTVEGTVSDEHLDSVKVNGQKANIKDGKYSLRIILNEGENIISVVAQDKAGNTVEKTVTIHATYTAPAIENLVPKVDKELKKGESVKIEFDSAPGLKATFAIRMPLTNAGDLANATELPMTETSPGHYVGYYTATSNVKAAGAEIEVKVTDDFGNETRKVAEGKLYINEKKKKENNK comes from the coding sequence TTGAAGAAAAAAAGAAAAGTAAGTTTCCGTTGGCAACCTATCATGTTGATCGCATTTTTGATTCTCCCACTCATGTTTCCAAATATGGGGCATGCACAAACAAATAATTCACCGCACACCTCTTTAAAAAAATCATCAACTGAATCAACCAAAAACAAAATTAGCAGCAGATTACAAGATGAATTCGATAAGCAAGATCAAGTCACTTTCTTAATTAAATTTAAGGAACAAGCTGATCCTGCAGCAGCAGCAAAAAATGCTGAAAAAAATGCATTAAATCAAAACCTTACTCCTGCAAAAACAAAATACATGAAGCGATCAGCAGTCCTTTCCTCACTAAGATCAGCTGCTATTGAAACACAAGGCTCTGTAGCAGACTTCCTCCAAAAGCAGGAAAAAGAAGGTAAAGCAAAAGAAATCCAATCCTTCTACATTGTTAATGCTATCGCAGTTACAGCAACGAAAGATGTTATGGAACAAGTTGCTGCCTTCCCAGAAGTAGAAAAAGTACTTCCAAACGAAATTAGACAACTTCATATCCCTGAGAAAGTTGCAGAAAAACCATCTATGCAGCTTGGAAAAGAACCTAAAGCTAATACAAACTCGATTGAATGGAATATCGAACGAGTTGGTGCTCCAGCTGTTTGGGAAATGGGTATAGATGGTTCAGGTACAGTTGTAGCTTCTATTGATTCAGGTGTACAGTGGGATCACCCAGCATTGAAAGAAAAATATCGTGGCTATAATCCAGCCAATCCAAATTCTCCTTCACATGAATTCAACTGGTTAGATGCAACAGCAGGAAGATCAGCCCCATATGACGATCACGGACATGGAACACATACAACGGGAACAATGGTCGGTTCTGAGCCAAATGGGGCTAACCAAATCGGAGTTGCTCCTGGTGCGAAATGGATTGCCGTAAAAGCGTTTACAGCTAATGGGGGAACCGATGCAGACTTACTAGAAGCTGGAGAATGGATTTTAGCACCAAAGGATGCTGCTGGAAATCCTCATCCTGAAAAGGCACCAGATGTTGTGAATAACTCTTGGGGTGGAGGGCCAGGTCTTGATGAATGGTATCGTCCAATGGTTCAAGCTTGGAAGGCTGCAGAAATCTTCCCAGAATTCTCTGCTGGAAACACTAGAGCAGGAAATCCTGGCGGACCAGGCTCCATTGCCAACCCTGCTAACTATCCAGAATCCTTTGCTACAGGAGCAACTGATATCAATAATGGATTAGGAAGCTTCTCCCTTCAAGGTCCATCACCATATGGAGAAATCAAGCCTGATATTGCTGCACCAGGTGTAAATATACGTTCATCTGTCCCAGGAAGCAACTATGAAGGCGGCTGGAATGGTACTTCAATGGCTGGACCACATGTTACTGCAGTTGCAGCTATGCTTCGCCAAGTTGACTCCAGCCTAACCGTGGATGAAATCGAAGAAATTTTAATGAACACAGCTACACCGTTAACAAACGGAACATATCCTGAATCACCAAATAATGGCTTCGGATCTGGTCTCGTTAATGCTTTCGATGCTGTTTCATCTGTTATTTCCGGTCTTGGAAAAATCAAAGGCCAAGTGGCGAAGGAAGGAAATGACAGTGAAGCACCTCGAGTAGAACATCAAGCACCTCAAGAAACATACGCAGGAATGGACCTGCCTCTAGAATTGAAGGCAACTGACAATGTTAGTGTATTGAATGTTGTCCTCGAATACTTAAAAGCAGACGGCAGCTGGGCAGCTGTTCAAGCAAGTAGAATGTCTGGAGATTTCCGAGATGGAACCTATAAGGCTGTAATCCCTGGAGAGGATATTGTTGCTCCATCTTTATCATACAAATGGAAAGTCAATGATTTCGGAGGAAACGAAGTTGTAACAGATACGTACAGAGTTTCCGTAAAGCCTGGAATCACAATCGGATATTCTCAAGATTTTGAATCGAATCCAATTGGTTGGACATCATATGGGGCAAATAACAGCTGGCAATGGGGAGTTCCAACTTCTGGACCTGGTAATGCAGCTTCTGGAGAAAAAGTATATGCGACAAATCTTTCAGGAAATTATGATAGCAGAGCGAACATGACATTACTAATGCCGCCAATTGACCTGCCAGAGGGAAATGCATTCTTACAATTTAAACAATGGCATAACCTTGAAAGAAATTATGATTATGGCCATGTCTTCGTTTCTACTGATATGGTAAATTGGACGCAAAAACTTCGTGTTAATGATATTACTTCTGGCTGGATAAATGGCCAAGTAGATTTAAGTGAATATGCCGGCCAAAGAATCTATGTTGGTTTTAACGTAACAACTGACGGTTCTGTAGTTAGACCAGGCTGGTACATTGATGATGTACGTTTGGCTAACACTCCTCTTCAGGCATCTAATAATGCACAGCTTGATATTACAAAACCAGATACTGCTACAAATGACTCTAAAGACACTTTAAAGGATGAAAAAGTAGATCCAAACAAAATTGTACCTGCGAAGGATGCAATTGCGAAGAATGAAGGCAGCCAAAAACAGGCTTTACCTGCTCTTCTTCCATTAACAGCTGAAGTAAGTATTTTAGAATCAGGAAGATCTGTATTCACAAAGCCTCAAGATGGATCATATGAATTTACACATGCATCTGGAAACTTTACTGTTCAAGCGGAAGCATACGGCTATCGCTCTCAATCTCAGACTGTAAATATTCCGCAAGATGGTGAAGTTACTGCTAACTTTGTACTCGAACCAATTCCTCAAGGAACAGTTACTGGTACCGTTACAAACAAGGCTACGGGTGAACCAATTGCAAATGCAACGCTTCTTTTAGTTGAGGATGCAGCTGTTCAACCGGTAGAAACAAATGCAAACGGTCAATATTCATTAACAGCCTATGAAGGTACCTATACATTAAAAGTAATGGCACCGTCTTACTATAGTCAAGAAATCGAAATTACAATTAGTGAAGGCTCAATAGAACAAAATGTACAGTTAAAGCCATTTATCGGATACCCTGGTGAAATTGGCTATGATGACGGAACAGCCGAAAATGCACGTGCATTCTATGATGCCGGCAATGGCTGGGCTGTTAAAATGTCGCTGGCAGCAGGACATAAAAGTGCCATGGTTACTGGTGGATTATTCCGTTTCTGGGATACTGCATGGCCAGTTCCAGGCGGTACTGCATTCAAGGTTGAAGTATATGATGCAAGCGGTCCAGATGGAGCTCCTGGTAAGAAACTTGCCGGACCATTCGATGCAACCGCTCTAAGGAACGGTGAATGGACACATGTTGATTTAAGCGAACACGGTATCATGGTAAACGGTGATTTCTACATGGTTTACATCCAAAGCGTACCAAATCCAAATGCTCCTGGCTTAGGAACAGATGAGGACGGAACAAATGCGAAGCGAAGCTGGCAGCTTGTCGGAGGAGCCTGGTCCCCATCACCTGTGGCAGAAGGAAACTATATGATCCGTTCCACTGTCAATTATGAAGTGACAGCACCAGTTATTACTTCACCTAAAGACGGATCTTATACTAATGAAGGAAAAGTAACAGTTGAAGGTACTTCTACACCTAAGACAACGATCAAGCTCTTCAATAAAGGTGAAGAAATTGCCACTACAGAAACAACTGATGCGGGAACATTCTCTTCAGAGGTTACATTAACAGAAGGGGAGAATGTCTTAACGGCAAAAGTGACTACAGATTTAGGATCAACTGATGCTTCTAATCCTGTAAAAGTCATTTTTGACCAAACGAATCCTGAGCTAGAAATTACCTCACCAGAAGATAAGTCCAAAACGAACAAGGAAACAGTAACAGTTGAAGGAACGGTTTCTGATGAGCATTTAGACTCTGTTAAAGTAAATGGACAAAAGGCAAATATTAAAGATGGCAAATACTCTCTTCGTATCATTCTAAATGAAGGTGAAAACATTATCTCAGTAGTAGCTCAAGATAAAGCTGGAAATACAGTGGAGAAAACAGTAACGATTCATGCTACTTACACAGCCCCAGCTATAGAAAATCTTGTTCCAAAAGTAGATAAAGAACTGAAGAAGGGTGAGTCTGTAAAAATTGAATTTGACAGTGCACCTGGGCTCAAAGCAACCTTTGCCATAAGAATGCCATTAACAAATGCCGGAGATCTTGCTAATGCAACAGAGCTACCTATGACGGAAACTTCTCCAGGACATTATGTTGGTTACTATACAGCCACATCAAATGTAAAAGCAGCTGGAGCTGAGATCGAAGTGAAAGTAACTGATGATTTTGGCAATGAAACACGTAAAGTTGCTGAAGGAAAACTGTATATTAACGAGAAGAAAAAGAAGGAAAATAATAAATAA